CACAAAACACTATATGCTGTAACATGACTGACTGTATTACATTTCTCACAGTATACTAAACGATCAAAATTACAAAAAGTAAATTATTCAGGGAATAATTGTATtctgcattattattattattattattattattattattatatttatgcaAAATCTCTGTAAAACGGTCTCTTGCTGTAAGAAAAAATCGTAGACTCTCGCGGGCCCGACtttctttaattccaggagactaGTGCAATTCATTTGCATTGACTTTCTATTGTAGAGCTTTGGAACCAAGAGAAGGATCCAAACATAGCTCCATTTTGTCCAATCAGAAGAGCTGCTTAGTGCTAAACTCTGATTCGTCTATTCCTCTTTGCATCCATCCAATCATGAAGCAACTTTAACAGCCAATCAGTGGCCTAAACACTAGCCAATCAGGAAACGAGCCCGAAGTACGGCCTTTGTGTCGGGAGATGTCAGCGCGTCGGCGAAAGCTCCCGCCAATCGAAAAAGTCGTTGGTGTATGCAAATAAGGGTTCTGTGACGCACTGACGCAGCGTGAAGCGTCTCTATAAATATGGAGGCGTCGGGGGGCTTGGAGCGCAGAGCGGTTTGGTCGTTCGTTGGAGGAGCTTCGTCTTGTTCTGCTCTGCGATTGCGGCGCTTGTTCGAGCGCTTACAGCGGCGCGTCGGTCCCAGCAAGGGCCTCAGACTTCGGCTTTGGGTGAGTTCGCGGTTCTGCCGGCGGCTGAAGGCTCCGCGGCTTTGGGGACCCGCGGTCTTAGGCAGCCACGGTCGGAACGGTGAAACAGCCCGGGAGGGCGGGTTGGCCGGGAGGTTGGGTTCCGCCACCACCGTCCTGTCTGCTTCCCGGTGGTGACTCACAGGTCCCGACGCGGGGTTCCCGGCTGCCCGTGGAGCGGGAAGTGGCTCCTCCCCGCGCTCCCCCTCCCGGGGGAGGCCGCCGCTCGGCGCAGCCTGAGTCattaggggagggggaggaggcggcggcggcggcggcggcggcggcggcggcggcggccgccaTCTGCTGCGGCGAGGAGGGGCGCCTGGCAGCGGGAGCCAAGTGACCTGAGCTTGAACGTCGCTTGTCTCGCAGGTGAGAGAAGATGGCCCGAACCAAGCAGACCGCTAGGAAGTCCACCGGAGGGAAAGCCCCCCGCAAACAGCTGGCCACCAAGGCGGCCCGGAAAAGCGCGCCCTCTACTGGCGGGGTGAAGAAACCTCATCGCTACAGGTAGGCAGAGAGCTGGAAACAATGACTTGGCGGCCGCCGTCTTCTGGAGCCGGCGCTatcccctcttctccctgtccGTTGACGCCCTCCTTTCTCTGGTGACCGCAGGCCCGGGACCGTGGCTCTAAGAGAGATCCGTCGTTACCAGAAATCGACTGAGCTGCTCATCCGGAAGCTACCCTTCCAGAGGTTGGTGAGGGAGATCGCCCAGGATTTCAAAACCGACTTGAGGTTTCAAAGTGCAGCCATCGGTGCCCTTCAGGTAAAGGAACAAAAGGCTTTGGCACTGCGGGCGGCGGCTCGATTGCTCCAGTGGGAGTGTTAATGCTGTGGCTCTTGTCCTCAACAGGAGGCTAGCGAGGCATACCTGGTGGGGTTGTTTGAAGATACCAATCTGTGTGCCATCCACGCCAAGAGAGTCACCATCATGCCCAAAGACATCCAGTTGGCTCGCCGGATACGGGGGGAGAGAGCTTAAGTTGAAGCGATTTTTATGGCATTTTGTAGTAAATTCTGTAAAATACTTTGGTTTAATTTGTGACTTTTTTTGTAAGAAATTGTTTATAATATGTTGCATTTGTACTTAAGTCATTCCATCTTTCACTCAGGATGAATGGAAAGAGTGACTGTTCACAGACCTCAGTGATGTGAGCACTGTGGCTCAGGAGTGACAAGTTGCTAATATGCAGAAGGGATGGGTGATACTTCTTGCTTCTCATGATGCATGTTTCTGTATGTTAATGACTTGTTGGGTAGCTATTAAGGTACTAGAATTGATAAATGTGTACAGGGTCCTTTTGCAATAAAACTGGTTATGACTTGATCCAAGTGTTTAACCATACATCACTGTGATAGAATGTGGGCTTTTTCAAAGGTTGAAGATACAAGTTTTAGCCACAGTGTaacagtttcctttaaaaaaaaaaaagtaaacctgGCAGCTATAGAATACACTATGTGCATTTATAATAGCTATTTTATATATTGTAgtgttcaacatttttaaattaaatgtttt
The genomic region above belongs to Rattus rattus isolate New Zealand chromosome 9, Rrattus_CSIRO_v1, whole genome shotgun sequence and contains:
- the LOC116909029 gene encoding histone H3.3A, with protein sequence MARTKQTARKSTGGKAPRKQLATKAARKSAPSTGGVKKPHRYRPGTVALREIRRYQKSTELLIRKLPFQRLVREIAQDFKTDLRFQSAAIGALQEASEAYLVGLFEDTNLCAIHAKRVTIMPKDIQLARRIRGERA